In one Patescibacteria group bacterium genomic region, the following are encoded:
- a CDS encoding RtcB family protein yields the protein MSTPLTKKDLVKIADYLWEVPVCFRKDMKVPARIYASESMLDEVFKDRSLWQLVNLSTLKGVYKYVLVMPDVHEGYGAPIGGICPVLTEEGVISPGLIGYDINCGIRLLRSDKSFVEIKDLVPKLTQTIYQEVPSGVGRGGWLKLSNKELDKALETGVDYALSQGWATEQDKEFCESGGRLNEA from the coding sequence GTGTCAACGCCATTGACAAAAAAAGACTTGGTAAAAATTGCCGACTATCTTTGGGAGGTGCCGGTTTGCTTTAGAAAAGATATGAAAGTACCGGCCCGGATTTACGCTTCAGAATCAATGTTAGACGAGGTTTTTAAAGACCGGTCCTTGTGGCAGTTAGTGAATCTTTCTACCCTCAAAGGGGTATATAAATATGTTTTGGTGATGCCAGACGTGCACGAAGGTTACGGGGCGCCAATTGGCGGCATATGTCCAGTTCTAACAGAAGAAGGTGTTATTTCTCCTGGCTTGATTGGGTATGACATAAACTGCGGGATCAGGTTATTGCGTTCAGACAAGAGTTTTGTAGAGATTAAAGATTTAGTTCCCAAATTAACTCAAACAATTTATCAAGAGGTGCCGTCAGGCGTGGGCAGGGGCGGTTGGTTAAAGCTAAGCAATAAAGAACTTGATAAAGCGCTGGAAACCGGAGTTGATTATGCTTTAAGCCAGGGTTGGGCAACTGAACAGGATAAAGAATTTTGCGAGTCAGGCGGCAGATTAAATGAAGCAGA
- a CDS encoding archease: MSQFKILEHTADVRLKVFGKDLKELLENALKGLMAIIAGEENLAVSDKKSVIFEIFSSDREGLLIDFLNEALYFIQTEKKLIAGVNFYELKQKSDGFFLRAEFLLADSGKIVKDVKAATYHDLKISQNNGQLEATITLDI; this comes from the coding sequence ATGAGCCAATTTAAAATCTTGGAACATACCGCTGATGTTCGGCTAAAGGTCTTTGGCAAAGACTTGAAAGAGCTTTTGGAAAATGCTCTTAAAGGATTAATGGCGATTATTGCCGGGGAGGAGAATTTGGCAGTTTCTGATAAAAAATCAGTGATTTTTGAAATTTTTTCGTCCGACCGCGAGGGACTGTTGATCGATTTTTTAAACGAGGCTTTATATTTTATTCAAACAGAAAAAAAGTTAATTGCTGGGGTTAATTTTTATGAATTAAAGCAAAAATCTGATGGTTTTTTTCTCCGAGCCGAATTTTTACTTGCTGATTCCGGGAAGATTGTTAAAGACGTCAAAGCAGCGACTTATCATGATTTAAAAATCTCTCAAAATAACGGGCAACTCGAAGCAACTATTACGTTAGATATTTGA
- the ruvA gene encoding Holliday junction branch migration protein RuvA has translation MFSYLEGKIKEKSHNRAILETSGIGWEVFISEQTFKKLPAKDKKAKLFVFLQQKSQEGVFEVYGFLTQEEKELFLLLTSVDKIGPRIALNILSSAPIDKIKSAIQLGKTEFLNKIIGVGEKTASRIVFELSKKIRSGRIEPGLFDLDLEVEEALLVMGFSLKQAKKAIAELGDKPVKVSERIAVALKILSGKTKG, from the coding sequence ATGTTTAGCTATCTTGAAGGGAAAATCAAAGAGAAAAGCCATAATCGGGCGATTTTGGAAACCAGCGGAATCGGCTGGGAGGTTTTTATTTCTGAACAAACTTTTAAAAAACTGCCGGCAAAAGACAAAAAAGCCAAACTATTTGTTTTCCTACAGCAGAAATCCCAGGAGGGAGTTTTTGAAGTTTATGGTTTTTTGACTCAAGAAGAGAAAGAGCTGTTTTTGCTTTTAACTTCAGTGGATAAAATCGGTCCGAGAATCGCCTTAAATATTTTAAGCTCAGCACCAATTGATAAAATCAAATCAGCAATTCAGTTGGGCAAAACCGAGTTTTTAAATAAGATTATTGGCGTCGGAGAAAAAACTGCTTCAAGAATTGTTTTTGAACTGTCAAAGAAAATTAGATCCGGCCGAATTGAGCCTGGTTTATTTGATCTTGATTTAGAAGTGGAAGAAGCTTTGTTGGTAATGGGCTTTTCTTTGAAACAAGCAAAAAAAGCCATTGCCGAACTTGGGGATAAACCTGTCAAAGTTTCTGAACGGATTGCGGTGGCTTTAAAAATTTTGAGCGGAAAAACTAAGGGATAA